Genomic window (Oryza sativa Japonica Group chromosome 3, ASM3414082v1):
CTGTTATCAGAAGTACGTACTGTTTTAGTTCCTTGAATGCAGTGATGGGCGTACCAGTTTCCGTTTCATAATCATGACTTGGTGTTCTGGGACCTGATGTCCATTTTTTGAAAGGTCACCCGGGTGATTCAGTAGAGCTGGCTGTTGGCTGGATCCTCATGATGTTTTGATTCAGTAGAGCTGCTCAATTGAAGATAGACGAGTAATAGCACCATGTGTTGGTAACCTTATATGCCGATGGACTTAAAAAGCGAAAAATTGGATAGATCTCTAAACTTGTATATAATTTTTCAAAGATAATAGTCGTGCATCGCGTTAAATCTTGTCCGAGTACCAAGTACACATGATCAATGACGCAtgcgaaaaaaaagagagagaagaatcaATGTGCGCCTGAATGCACACTCTTTGTTCTTATCATCTGATGAAGTTCCAATCCGCAATTCTCTTTTCTAGGAAAACAACTCCAGTAAGAACTCCAAATATTTCGAGATCCGCATCCCCGCACGCTGCGTCTCTCACTCTCTCCTCCTCAGTCCGTTTCGCTATCCTTTTGTCTTGCTCGATCGTTTCGCGGACTCCAGCTGCCGGTCGATGATGACGGGAGCGAAGCTTGCGGAGAACCGATCGACGGCCCGGCAATAGCCGCCGGCATGCGCATAGTGAAGCCTTTCTCCCTGCTGATGCCATGGCGGGCGTCGGGCGATCAATGAAGTGCGCCACCAAGAGTACGTACCTCCTCGTCGTCTACACCGGCGAGTACTACCAAATCATCCTACTTGATCAACGACGCCATTGACGACTCCCTCACTCCCGTGCCTGACATCCCCCGCCCTGAGCCCCTGACAGCCTCCTCGCCATCGGGAGCGGAACATCCATCTTTTCACTTGGCGGTGGCGCCTACGTCGTCCTCGCCGAGCTCCTCATGACCAACGTCCACAAATGGCGCCATCAGGTTCGTTGACATGAAGAGGACACACGGTCGCTGAGGATTTGAAGCTGGCCATCTGGATCCTGTCGCTGGACTCCGGCGGCGAGTGGAGGAAAGGCCCGGAGTGTCGTGTCGGAGACATTTGGGCAAGCGAAAAGTACGTTGTCATGGGAGTGCCGCGGATTAGTCCGCCTCCGGTGTGCCCTGTCTTGCGCACGGTCAACGATAATGTCGTCTGCGTTATCGTGAACGATGCCGACGAGACTGTGTACGGGAGTGTGGATGTCATAGCCCAGCATTTTCTTGCCATCGACGTGGAACGTAAGGATCGAGGTGGGTGCTCTGCTGTCCGTCGTTACCAAGCTTCACGCCTTCACCCTGATGGTGGGGTAGAACCTGTACGGCTGTACCCTAACCACATGGCTTGCGAATTCAGTGAGTACATGGAACACTGACAGGTATAGAGGTACAAATAATAGCCTCTAGTACTGCTAGGACCATCCAAAATACTTGTCATTGTCAATTGttgagtaaattttattttagggAACTTTTATTATCAATGTTTCATTTTGTACCATCCTTTAACCAATGATTTTACTTTAAATcgggtattttttttacctttgttTTACATTGGTTCACCCTAACTCTCTTCTCAAGTATAAGTATATAAATGATCTTAAGTGCGTTGGCTCCTACTCATCAATAAACTCACATAGCAATATGCAAGATAATTTCTTTGGCATATAACAAGTTTGATGTAGATGGATAAAATAGTTGAGGGGTTCAAAATATCACAAAAGTAAAAATACCCGATCCAAAGTAACAACATTGTTTAAAGGGTGATCTAAGATGAAATATCGGTAATAAAAGATGACAaaaagtaaaatttactcttaattttTCATGCATATTTAGTTCTAAAGTAAAAATCTGTATATTATGTGGTGTAATTAGGATTTATATGAAAGGTGATTTATCTACATGTAATAGGTCAAATCAATGGTGGTCCACTATACAATTTTTATCATGTTATGTATTATATTTAGAAATAAGACTACTTCACCCCTAAAGTATTGATGCTGATCTACATAACCCCTGGAGTATGAAACTGGGTATTTTATTCCGTAAAGTATCAAAATCAGTTCAAATAACACCTAGAGTGGTTATTGAAACGGGCTCTTGAACTAAAGAGGAGACTTTGAAATGGGCTAAGTATTTTATTCACAAGTGAAACGCCCGAGACTAATGTAAATTAGTGTTAGTATAGTAACTTTAGGCTTGTCGATTAGTGCGTGAAAAGCAATAGTTAGATAAATTTGGGTTTACTAGACTAATCTTTGCGCCACACAATCATTTGCATGTCAAAACTACCTATAAAACCACTGTAGGGGTTATTTGAACCGATTTTCATACTTCAAAGGTAGAAATCTAGTTTCGTACTTTATAAGTGGTTAAATAGACCAACCCCAACACTTCAGGGTATTCCTTATATCTACTATAGTTTTAACTTTGAGTTAAATCTTAAGGTGGTCCATGCCCTACGGCAGTAGCGGAGCCAGAAATTTAAATCTGTGGGGTCAATTACTAGTGGTTTGTATTTAAGTGGGATCATTTCTCTTTATTGTTTTGGATTTATACATAAAAATTGAGGTTTATAGGACGTTTTTTAAAAAGCTGGGGTCGGCCGACCCCACAGAAATGGCCTAAATCCACCACTGCCCCAGGTGCCACCTAGTTAACTCTGCATATGGGCCTATGATCCCTTCGATCACTTTTCATTACTACAATGGTGTTTGAAACTGATGGATATTAAGCTGGTGCATGTAGaatgaagaaaataattaacACATTAttgattaaaatttaattattaaaaacttgacaaattaatttatttgataattttaatgtaacttttatatagaaagtttgaaAAGTGTAATAACGGAAACTGAGTTAAAATCTGTACGTGTTAAATATATTATTCCCctttttaaatttatagaagAAGTTAAATATGAACGTTGGAAAACGCTGAACAAGTGAACATATCCCGCGATCCGCATTTGTTGCGACTCGTTTCGATCAACTGATTCTCCTTCCCGGCCGGACATCCACATCATCCTGCGATCGTTCGTTTCCCTAGTCGTTCCAGGCTTTTTCAGCTCTACTCCCCTCCACCCAGGCGCAAATCATCCGCCATGGCTCCCGCCTGGGTCTTGCTCGATCGCGTCGTCAAGCCCGCCGTCTTCGACGAAGAAGAGAGCAAAGGTAAGGGAGAATCGACCGGCGCCCCAGTGAAGTACCTGCCAGCCAGATTAAGGCAGGAAGTCCCCGCCGGCATGCGGGACGTGAAGCCCTACCCAGAGGTTGCGGATCCTCCCATTATATCTCGCTTCTCCATGCTGATTTCGCGGAAGGCGATCAGGGTAGTGAAATCCGTCCGTGTCCGGTGCGCCGACAAGAGCCTTGTCTTGTTCTACGCCGGCACCGGCTTCCCCGGCTTCTCGTCCCACGGCTGCCACCTGATCTACGACGCCATCGACGGCTCTCTCACTGCGGTGCACACATTCCCCTTTCCTGTGTCCGGAGTCGTCTGGGTCGGCAGAGCCGCTGTCCTGCGCcatgccggcggcggaggaggaggaggagacggtacTACCGCCTCCTATGTCATCGCCGAGCTGCTCAGGCCGTTTCATGGCTCCCTTCCCGATGCCACGCTCGTGATGTGGTTGTCGAATTCCCCCGCGTCGACCTCCGGCAGCAACGGCCAATGGGTGAAGGAGGACGTTCGCCTTCCCGGCGAGGTGTGCACGGGCACCGACCCCTTCACCACCGACTTGGTGTTCTCGTTCGGTGAATCGTGCCTGTGCTGGGCCGATCTGTTCATGGGCATCCTGTTCTGCGACCTTGCGACGCTGCGTGCACCTCGGTTCCGTTTCATCCCATTGCCCAAGGCTTGCTCCTTCGACCCCGTCGGCAAGTATGGCCGGCCTCACATGCCCGAGTTCCGTTCCATGGGCCGCGTCAACGGTGTCATCAGGTTGATCGACATGGAGGGTTTTACCAACGAGTACCTGGCCGTGGATGAGGTGAAGCTGACCATCTGGACCCTGTCAGCCGACCTCAGCGAGTGGGAGAAAGGCCCGGTGTGTACTGTAGGAGACATTTGGGCCAGTGAGGAATTCGTCGCCATGGGGTTGCCGCAGCTTAGACCGATGTGCCCTGTCCTGAGCATGGTTGACGAAGATGTCGTCTGTGTAGTCATGACTGAAGTCGAGATTGAGGAGAGCGATGTCACAGATTTCGACGATGAGGGCAACAAGCTCAAGTTCAAGGCCCAGTACGTTCTTGACATCGACGTGCGGCGTAAGCGGGTGTTATCCATCACCCAGCACCACATTGAAAGTATGGGTGATCTTATACCAGATCTCATCGCCTGTGAGTTCACTGCATACTCGGAGCTCTCAAAAGGCATGCAGGTATTACTACTACGACACCCAACATACTTAGTTATTTACTCACTTGAAGTATATTGTTCTGTTAACACAATAACACTTTCCACAGTTCTAATGCTTGGTTATCATGTCCAGTCAGTTACATCTTAGTATCTCACGAGTAACGGAGTAAGTATATTAGGCTAGTTATCCTACTGAACTGAACTCTAGATAGCATATGTGTGTGCTAATCAGCCATCATGATTGTCTAATGCCAAATGACTTAGCTCTTTTGCCATGCTACAGCCCTCCTCGTCCAAACCAGGAACGCCATTTTTTCATTCTGTTGGTACTTCTAGGAACTGGAGAACGCTGTCATAGTTACTTTCACTTCACTACAAAGTTGTGATGGCTTGTCCAGTAGATGTATCCAATTGAATTCTTGATTCAGAATTGATATAGACCTATTTTATTTAAAGATGTTACATGTGGTAAATTCAAACTGAGCACCAAGTCACCAGCAAGGTTCTGTAATGAAATTTGTGAAAAGTGCAATCTATCCATAACGTGTGGGCTTGGTTGGTTTTAGCTATTTTACTTAAATGCCTCTTAGAATTGACCTTATCAGCATGCCCTTGTGTGAGTATTGCTCATTATTATTTTAGAGAGTACAGACAAATGGGGCCAATGATAGGTATGTTGCGGCGAGGCAACTACATCATCTGACCAAACCTGACCATAATTCTTGTCGCAGTTGTACGAaaatctcttttcttttttacttctGAAGTTTTTTTAGCGTTGTGTGTTGGAAAAGAGATTTGTCTAACTAAAATTCTCTATGTAATAAGTATAGAATCGTATCCTCTATACCATAGTATATGGAAATATCATGTGTACCAGTGTAAGGCCCTAACTGAGTTATGTTACTTTCCCTAgctggtactccctccatttcacattataagactttctagtattgcacacattcatatatatgttaatgaatctaaacatatactccctccgttttgaaatgtttgacaccgttgactttttagcacatgtttgaccattcgtcttattcaaaaacttttgtgaaatatgtaaaattatatgcctacataaaaatatatttaacaatgaatcaaatgataggaaaataattaataattacttaaattttttgaataagacgaacggtcaaacatgtgctaaaaagtcaacggcgtcaaatatgtGTAGTAGATGTCCTAAGACTATCTAGGTTTCTCAATGATGAATtttcatttatatatatttggcCACATATTAATTTCCTGTCTAGCTCTGTTAATTGTAACTTTGGTATGCACTGAGGGAATTATTGAAGTGGATTAAGAACCATTAGGCCATTTTAAATTTGTCTAGTTTGACATACATTAATTTGTTTCTGCTAGGCAATGGTGGAAGGAAATGAGGGTGAGGAAAGCACAAAGCGGATGAAGGTTAAATGATCTCTGCATCATGTGGAACTTCGATGGTTTTTGCAACATATCAAGTAGGATTAACATTGAAGATTGGTGTTTGATTAGCACCCATCTATGTGGAAGGATGAATGTGATGTAATCATTCTCTAGAAGTTATGATGTTATTATCAGATGGTAGTAAAACTGAATTGCTAGTGTGTTTTGTTAACGCTGATGGTTTTAACATTACTTCATAGCTACCTTTGAATTGTCTGGTCATGCCGGGCTGGTTGATGGCTGACTCCGATAAGTGATACAAGTG
Coding sequences:
- the LOC4332246 gene encoding uncharacterized protein, translating into MAPAWVLLDRVVKPAVFDEEESKGKGESTGAPVKYLPARLRQEVPAGMRDVKPYPEVADPPIISRFSMLISRKAIRVVKSVRVRCADKSLVLFYAGTGFPGFSSHGCHLIYDAIDGSLTAVHTFPFPVSGVVWVGRAAVLRHAGGGGGGGDGTTASYVIAELLRPFHGSLPDATLVMWLSNSPASTSGSNGQWVKEDVRLPGEVCTGTDPFTTDLVFSFGESCLCWADLFMGILFCDLATLRAPRFRFIPLPKACSFDPVGKYGRPHMPEFRSMGRVNGVIRLIDMEGFTNEYLAVDEVKLTIWTLSADLSEWEKGPVCTVGDIWASEEFVAMGLPQLRPMCPVLSMVDEDVVCVVMTEVEIEESDVTDFDDEGNKLKFKAQYVLDIDVRRKRVLSITQHHIESMGDLIPDLIACEFTAYSELSKGMQAMVEGNEGEESTKRMKVK